A genomic segment from Sorangium aterium encodes:
- a CDS encoding VOC family protein produces MPFTFLCIDHVQLAMPPGQEPRAVAFYRDVLGMEQVPKPEPLASRGGAWFRAAGVTVHLGVERDFQPARKAHPGFAVRGIDEIAAALLAAGHAVRWSDELPGVRRFHTDDPFGNRIEIIDADAG; encoded by the coding sequence ATGCCCTTCACCTTCCTGTGCATCGATCACGTGCAGCTGGCCATGCCGCCCGGGCAGGAGCCGCGCGCCGTGGCGTTCTACCGGGACGTGCTCGGGATGGAGCAGGTCCCCAAGCCCGAGCCGCTCGCGTCCCGCGGCGGCGCCTGGTTCCGCGCGGCCGGCGTGACGGTGCACCTCGGCGTCGAGCGCGACTTCCAGCCGGCGCGCAAGGCGCACCCCGGCTTCGCCGTGAGGGGCATCGACGAGATCGCCGCCGCGCTCCTGGCCGCGGGCCACGCCGTCCGCTGGAGCGACGAGCTGCCCGGCGTGCGGCGGTTCCACACCGACGATCCGTTCGGGAACCGCATCGAGATCATCGACGCTGACGCGGGCTGA
- a CDS encoding ATP-dependent Clp protease adaptor ClpS has translation MRILLVGLLLLVLATGLAILHRRRKRRSRARPRGDSTVVMYTASFEAVRRGQRVLLPEHVVLAALCDRRVAMLVASAGASAASLRRELTQHLAGPREAPTDLATLELSPAANAIVDRAWSRSVSWRGPSPIDLVVVAQSAGERCFAAALLTRACPDLDQASREPPRAPERSNHAGELVEIVLWNDDVTRMEAVERLLVDCFGMDEVEATHFMLTVHLAGSAAAGPYPPDVAAGLLARATQVARERGMPIRITLGPAAEEMGFTWATEPARAEEARGGELRAPQSS, from the coding sequence ATGCGCATCCTCCTCGTGGGGCTCTTGCTCCTCGTGCTGGCGACCGGGCTCGCCATCCTTCACCGCCGGCGGAAGCGGCGCTCACGCGCGCGCCCGCGCGGCGATAGCACCGTGGTCATGTACACGGCGAGCTTCGAAGCCGTCCGGCGCGGGCAGCGGGTCTTGCTCCCGGAGCATGTCGTGCTCGCTGCGCTCTGCGATCGCCGGGTGGCAATGCTGGTCGCATCGGCCGGCGCGAGCGCCGCGTCCCTGCGGCGCGAGCTGACTCAACACCTCGCGGGGCCGCGCGAGGCACCCACGGACCTCGCCACGCTCGAGTTATCGCCGGCCGCGAATGCCATCGTGGATCGCGCCTGGTCGAGGTCGGTGTCGTGGCGGGGCCCGTCGCCGATCGATCTGGTGGTCGTGGCGCAGTCGGCGGGGGAGCGCTGCTTCGCCGCCGCGCTGCTCACGAGGGCGTGTCCCGACCTCGACCAGGCGAGCCGGGAGCCGCCCCGTGCCCCGGAGCGCAGCAACCATGCAGGCGAGCTGGTCGAGATCGTGCTCTGGAACGACGACGTGACCAGGATGGAAGCCGTGGAGCGCTTGCTCGTCGACTGCTTCGGAATGGACGAGGTCGAGGCGACGCACTTCATGCTGACCGTGCACCTCGCGGGCTCCGCCGCAGCGGGCCCGTATCCGCCGGACGTCGCCGCCGGGCTCCTGGCGCGCGCGACGCAGGTCGCACGCGAGCGCGGCATGCCGATCCGGATCACGCTCGGCCCGGCGGCAGAGGAGATGGGCTTCACCTGGGCGACCGAGCCCGCCCGGGCGGAGGAGGCGCGCGGCGGCGAGCTGCGCGCGCCGCAATCCTCCTGA
- a CDS encoding cupin domain-containing protein — MSIIQPCFDRSVVVRGADAEIVGSPAARIQLLADSSATGGALSTVRVTLAKDADGARPHRHDGSAEMFYVLDGAVQVLSGSDVVTAEKGDLLVVPPRVAHAFAAARGKGAELLVVITPGVERFDYFRKLTRIARGEEPPETLRDVQELYDTYFLSSPEWEAARR, encoded by the coding sequence ATGTCGATCATCCAGCCTTGTTTCGATCGGTCGGTCGTCGTCCGTGGCGCCGACGCTGAGATCGTCGGCTCTCCCGCCGCGCGGATCCAGCTCCTCGCGGACAGCAGCGCGACGGGCGGAGCCCTCTCCACCGTGCGCGTGACGCTCGCGAAGGACGCGGACGGCGCGCGGCCCCATCGCCACGACGGCTCGGCCGAGATGTTCTACGTGCTCGACGGCGCCGTGCAGGTCCTCTCGGGGAGCGACGTCGTGACGGCCGAGAAGGGCGATCTCCTCGTGGTCCCTCCGCGCGTCGCCCACGCGTTCGCCGCCGCGCGCGGCAAGGGCGCGGAGCTCCTGGTCGTCATCACCCCAGGGGTCGAGCGCTTCGACTACTTCCGCAAGCTGACGCGCATCGCCCGCGGCGAGGAGCCGCCCGAGACCTTGCGCGACGTGCAGGAGCTCTACGATACGTACTTCCTGAGCAGCCCCGAATGGGAGGCGGCGCGCCGGTGA